The Primulina huaijiensis isolate GDHJ02 chromosome 18, ASM1229523v2, whole genome shotgun sequence DNA window TTACATCTTTTGTGTGATTGTATCATTCAATTTACTGTAAAATATAGCTGGAAGATATTTAGTGCAATCTATTTGATATATACATCTCCAATTAATCAAGGTGTCCACATTTCAAACATGACATACAATATTGACTACTTTTAATTAAGTGACAACtcattcaaatatataaatattttttattactattgatttattttttaccTCTAAAATGAATATCCTATTATCTTCATTCCTTGAAAGACGGGAGTCCATTGTTCCCTCCAGCTTCGAACCTAAAAATGCAGGTCAAACAAAGATTAAATATACAcaaatattcattaaaaaatattatatgattCGATATCAATTCAGTTCGAGTTCATTTTgtatataaagaaataaagaaagtaTCTAAAAAGTACCTCAAACATGCATATATGGCCTTCCTCGATCCGTTTTTAATCTCTAGGCTTTCCTAGTTGTGCCTTGGCTTCCTTCCATATCGTCGCCGCTTCCTCGTCGTCGGGATTTTCTTTCATTAATACCTCACAATCTTGCACGCACGCTGCCCAGTTTTGCATCTGTAATCACATTTGCAAAAACATGATATATGTAAAATTATTCATTTGGTATACCAATCAATATTCTTAAAAACTAGGCATCCATCCGACCTTGGCATACAAGTCGGCTCTTCTTAACCTGGCCTTGGCGTACCCTGCGCGGACCTCAAGTGCTGAACTGCAGTCCTCTATAGCCTTTTCGAATTGGCCAAGTTTAGATCTGCAGGCCGCTCTATTGCACAACAACACTGCATTGTAAGGGTCGTGACCAAGACCTTCTCCATATGCCACACATGCTTCCGAATATCTCCCCGCCTTAAACAACTCGTTCCCGTTTGACCTGGCGATCGTGACTGCCCTTGCATGCCTAAGTATCATGTTTGCTTCTTTGTTGTTTGTGTCCAGAGTTGATGCCCGTTCGACGGCTGCCAAAGCGTCATCGAACCTAATAGTACCACAGATTCGGACATGATAAACATGGAATATGTCTGTTGGATGAAATAGAGCTAAAGAGGGCAAGTAGGAACTAGGAAGATCACCATTTCCGATCAGGGATTATTTTGAATCCGTCTATTTATATTTCTCTCTactttttgtgtgttttatatGCACCATTTGAATATAGACTAACCTGCCAGCAGCCATGTCAACTTGAGCACGAAATAGTAGGAGGCTTGCGCTTCCAATCGGGCCGAAGAATTTTACACATTCTCCAATGTCAAAGTCCGGGCCTTTTCCCATTGTTTCCATGGCTTCTTGATGCCTATTCATCTTCAGCAAGGCCTCAGCTTTCAAACCGAATATCTTCAATCACAAAACCAACCATAAATCAGAATCTGATAATTAGCTTCTCGAAGAATGTTTTTAAGTTTCATGTCTAATCAAGAGTGCAAGACTAATTGAGATATAGAAGTTTTAATGATGATAAGAAACTAGAGTTTGATCACGATCGAGAATAAATAAACACAATAGTGTTAAAAATAGCAGTATTGTATCGTTATTTCCACGAAACTTGTAATCATTCATAGTAGACGGAGGCAAGGATAAAATCTCTCATTGAGATTTGAACATGGATAAATTCTTGTGTTGtgtatcattttctttatttagatTTCTCGTTTTGACCGCTGTCTTCCGTTAGGAAAGTAACTGACAATTCACAACTACTTCGATAGTAAATAAATTGCTCGAAATGTACAAGCAATGGCGGCATACGTACCAATGGTGCGGAATCAGCCCCGGCAGCGATGGCAAACCCGGCTTCTTTTAAAAGGGTGTTCCAATCTCGTAATTTCTTCGCCTCGGAGCACTTGTTCAGATGAATTTGTACTCTTCTAGCTTTGGTCATATAATCAGGATCAGCCTCTGATCCTGATTGCTTGAAATGATGCGCAGCCTTCTCTGTTTCTCCTAATCTGTCAAATTGTCGTGATTGTCGGTAAATTATCACATTTATGTTGCAATGTCACGGGAAAGGCAACAGAACTATTGCGGTTGTTCTATACATTTTTACGTATATGCTCGTTGCGCCAAAAAAACAGAACTTAACCTTCTGTCATCATTTGATTGCATCGGTGTTGTCCACGTCTCGACGAACAATTTGAAGAAATTTAGAAGTAAATTCATTACCTGACATAAAGAGTGGCCAATCTATTATGAGCTCGCTGATAAAACGGATCAATTTTAATAGCTTCTCTGCATTCAAATGCTGCATCAAGAAGTCTTCCCAAGGCAGTAAGAGCCGCACTTTTGTTGCTTCGGTACGACGCCTTATTGGGATCAATGGAGATTGCTGCCTCATACAGAGCCAAAGCTTCTGCAAACCTCCCATTCTTGTAATCTTCATTGCCCATAATCTTCAACTCTTCTGGATCCATCCTAGTCGACAGAGCCCGACAGAGAGGAGAAGAACTTGGTTTTTCAGATCCTTCCTTTTTCTTAACGACATTAACACTTGTGGAGCATTTCTCATTGACCGGGTAAAACACATTGGAAGGATTCGTGTCTACATTTCCTCCTGGTTGCCTTAAATTCCCTAGATCACCCATCAACATTACGTTACTCGAAGATGCCCTCACTAACGTGCTCGAGCCTTTCGATCTCTGATGATCTGTGATCATGCTATCAAGCTCGCCCGAGATTCCAAGCGATTCCTGGGGTACTTTCTTCTTTTGTACATAGCCATGTTGGTTTCTTGTAACCGCGGTTTCCTGATATGAAGCTTGTGAGGCCTGATGTTGCTGATGAACGGGTGGAGATTTCGAATGGTTTCGGAGGGGCCGGGCAATGATCCTATCGACTTGTTTATGATTGTCGGATGAGTCCAAGAATGCATCATTCGAGCCACCTCTATGCCTTTTGGATATCGGAGAGCTTGGAATTCGGGTAATATTGTTCGGACTTGATGATTGAACAGAGCCTGTTGATGTTGATCTTCTTGGCCATATGCTTCTACGTCCAAAAACCGCATTCAATATCCCACAACCTGATCTTTTCTCCGGAGAAATGTCtcccattttcaaaatttaaaatctttccTTACTGGTGtaagaaattttgaataaaagtcCAGACATAATATTTGATTCAAAGGATGAATATTACATGCTAGGCATGGTgaagattaatttttttgatcaGGAAGTTTTCATGCACGGAGAAAAGAGAACGCTAAAATTTCTGTCAATAATTCATTCAAGTTGGAATATTTGAGGCCAATGAATTGAAGAAACAATATGTATTCATTTGTAGAAGACCCTTGTNcacatatatatatatatatatatacacacacacacacacacacacatatatatatatgaaaaagaaagtttattaaataattagttcGCTCAAATTCTCTCTTTTCTTCCTTTATAGGTTTCCCGTATGGGTATGTCAAAGagaaaatagagaaaaaaatagTAATCATCCTGTTAATTTTGGGATATTTGttctggaatttttttttttttttgtagtgtgtggttgtttctttgtaattttagttatttatgtTATCATGTATCAGTTTTAGTCcgctatatttattttttgaaaattttagtcattttccgACTTGAGGTTGACGTGACACCAATGCAGTGCTGATATGATAATGACGTATATAGTGTCACATCaatatttttgatgaaaaaatgattaaaattgtcaaaaatcataaaatatagaactaaaactgaaatttgattacataaaatattaaaatcgcGAAGCGACGAAATTATGAAaccaaaattacattttttcctATTTGTTTCATTCATCAAACTTTTTGTTTTTCACCTTCCATCGAATGATGTGTATCTCACTTTATCTCAACTGTCAAAGCATCCGAGTACTTCCCAGAAAAGGGAACGTTCTGTCCATAACACAGAGAGCCTTTATGGGATTATTACACATTattctatatatatgtgtgtgtgtgtgtgtgtgtgtgtgtgtgtgtgtgtgtgtgtgtgtgtgtatcacTACTTCTTGTTGGTTTGTGCGTTGGAAAGACTGCTCCTTGAGACTCGGTCATGTAAAAAATGAGGTTCTCAAAATTTTTAGACTAGAAAAAGGAAAATACATGCTTCCTCCTTGTTTGGTTGAATTAAAGAGGAAAGCATTGCATTGGCGCTGTAGTCgtattcattatttaaaatttctcccaaatttttgattttattatcGACATTTTAGATTTACTAACTTATCATAATAGAATGTAATCCTTTTAACAACTTTTTCCtagaatttcaaaaatatataaaataacaaaaatttgcTTGATTTTGCAAATATATTATTGTATGTTAGTCCACAAGAAATCGACAAGATAGTTCATTAATCGAAATTTTAACTATTTACATTATTTTTCCTATGTTTAACACCTTCGCTTATTTTACATGTTGTGGAGCAATCATTTAAAGGAGTGAtatcttatttaatataaaaaagattatttttaaattaaaaattactttgatacattttttttacatccaaaattaaataaattccaCCACCACTCGGTTTGAAAGCATAGACATTGTGTCCTCGTTTCGAGATACAATTCAGCAGCCAGCCGCATATGAACGAGGCCTGTTATTTCTTAAATCATAATTGGattgaccaaaaaaaaaatcaagtaccAGCAAAAAGTAAAAAATGAAAGTTCAACGTGCTAGCATTTCCCACATCATCCTCTTGAACTATAAAAGAATCGAAACCAAGCAAAAAAATAACATTCTTGAATTTTTCTATTCtgttttttgaaagaaaagaaacaaatatttaagCAAAGAACTGGCGCCAAATTCCACCTGATTAATTGAAGAAAGGGATTGTGCCTCAATCTTCAAATGTAATAATGGTCATCATCATGCCGAAGAGAGGGTAGTTGAGAATTGTCCAAATCAAAACATTCCCACAGTTTTGGCACTTTTTTCAGATTATTTTGGAGTTCTCTTCATCTCGTCAGCTATAGCTTTCACCAGCTCATCTGGGCTATACTCAACGCCGAAGGACCTCACAACTAGCATGCTCTGGTTCACCAAATACCtgttttgtattatttatacAATCAGAACATTTGTTTCGATTGGATAAAACTCCATTGACTGGAGAAGGAAGCATCATAACAAAGGGATGTAGGGAGAGAACTAGCGAGTTACATGTTATGAGAGGACTCAACAAGGTAATCATCTCCTTCGTCGTCAACTTTTCTAAAGAATACTCTGTATTCTTGTGCCATCTGCCTGATAGAAGCCACTGGTCCTGTTAATCCCACTATTCTCGAGTCAAATTCTGTGTTCATAAAAGAACAGCAGTGGAGTTAGAGTTTTACTTTAAGATGAGGAAATCCTTACATCATGTTGATAGCGGTAAACATCAAACTTCTCCATTTGAAATTGCAGAAAACACCTTTCTACTGTTGATAGATACGCTTCTAACATAAAATTCAGGGGCAAAACCAAATATGGAAGACATACAGATTCAATCTGTTTAGGAAGATTTCAGAATGCCAATACTACAAGTATAAAGACGTGCTTGTTTGTGTTGTATCTTCAACCTAAAACTCacaatttgaaattcaatgttGTTACATTTGAAGAAAAGAGATAAAAATCAGCATGCTAGTGAGACAGCATTAAAATTAACCGTAAATCGTATAGTATGAATCAGGAATAAAAAATGACCCAATAACACAATCAGATACGTGAAACACCATGGGAGCCAAGTCATTTCCCGAAGAAGAATCATCTCGACATTTAAGGACTTTAacattaaaaatacaaatattacAGACTCAACTTATGTGCATACACAAATATATGAGCCAAAGTAACATGGGACAATCCGAGCTCCTTTATCCAATAAGAGTTGAATATATGGTTGTTTGGGCTAAAATTAAATTTGGCCCAAGCGATTGGCCCAGGCCAATAAGATAAAGTTAGTACTTTACAAAGTCAAGCCTAGGAAATGATGGAAAGACCTActaaatattcaaattaattTGAATTGATTCAGGCACTACAAGAGCAAGGCGGGATTCATTAACGACAGTGGGGAGTTGAGCAGAACAGGGAGAAACCGTCCAAGCGTTGAACAAAAACAGAAAGAAATTAACAGAAAACAGACAACTCATCGCTCAAAACGCTTGCAACAACTCTGCAAAAAATCGTCGCTTTAGTTCTTAGTTTCAAGCATTTTCCAGATTTTCAGTCCAGTTGCTATCAATTCCATTgtaattttatgttttgtagACTCCTTGAGATGTTTGCAAATACAGTATCATAGTAGGAGTCTGTTCTTCTCTTTCCAGCATCGTTTTCAACTTAAATTCTTTGTTTTAGTCTGTATATTGGCTTAGGACCTTATGACCAAATTTTGTTCCTTCGTCGTTTGATTTTCTAAGAGTTAGATTTTTTTATGCTGTTCACTAAATTTGGTGCATTTGCACCTAGCACGCACGCATTTACAAAATTTGGAGCAAACAATGGCCATATTCCATAATTTAAAAGCACGTGTTGTAAATACTTTTGTAAGGTCAGACTAATGAATCACATTTAGCACCCTCATTGCTAAAACATTGAACATCTAAGGATAAATGTGCTCTATCAGCCTTTAATCAAATTCATAGTTCAACTAAGTTGATGAAGATAACAAAAAGTTAGTCATGAACAACTCACCTCTGATATAAGCACGAAGTTGTGACGGGGTGTCCCGTCGAGGATCGATGGTTACAAATATAGGCAAGACCTTAAGATTCTGTTCGGACTCTTATTTCCATCAAATAACAGTGT harbors:
- the LOC140965062 gene encoding inactive TPR repeat-containing thioredoxin TTL3, whose translation is MGDISPEKRSGCGILNAVFGRRSIWPRRSTSTGSVQSSSPNNITRIPSSPISKRHRGGSNDAFLDSSDNHKQVDRIIARPLRNHSKSPPVHQQHQASQASYQETAVTRNQHGYVQKKKVPQESLGISGELDSMITDHQRSKGSSTLVRASSSNVMLMGDLGNLRQPGGNVDTNPSNVFYPVNEKCSTSVNVVKKKEGSEKPSSSPLCRALSTRMDPEELKIMGNEDYKNGRFAEALALYEAAISIDPNKASYRSNKSAALTALGRLLDAAFECREAIKIDPFYQRAHNRLATLYVRLGETEKAAHHFKQSGSEADPDYMTKARRVQIHLNKCSEAKKLRDWNTLLKEAGFAIAAGADSAPLIFGLKAEALLKMNRHQEAMETMGKGPDFDIGECVKFFGPIGSASLLLFRAQVDMAAGRFDDALAAVERASTLDTNNKEANMILRHARAVTIARSNGNELFKAGRYSEACVAYGEGLGHDPYNAVLLCNRAACRSKLGQFEKAIEDCSSALEVRAGYAKARLRRADLYAKMQNWAACVQDCEVLMKENPDDEEAATIWKEAKAQLGKPRD